Proteins from a single region of Geminicoccaceae bacterium:
- a CDS encoding TRAP transporter large permease, with amino-acid sequence MEALLAFGLLIGLIVGGMWVQFAVAGAGLVYIWLLKGFAGFKALGLVSWGAANSFTLAAIPLFVLMAEILLGSGLATRLYNGVAPFMRRLPGGLLHTNIAGSGIFAAISGGSAPTAAAMSTVALPELSARGYDKRLIAGSLAAGGTLGILIPPSITMIVYATFTETSIARLFAAGLVPGIVLAGLYMLFIAIRVRLNPSLAPVQGAPTPLPELGRALLDIVPFLLLIVIVLGSIYGGFATPTEAGAVGTVGAVLIAALYNRLNLDLLKGALSRTASMSGNILFIVFTSMIFAYATALSGVGEDLVAALENAEVSRVTFLLIIMVVFAILGCFMEGLGMIAIIVPVIFPALLAFGVDPIWFGVFVVILVELGQLTPPLGVILFVVASSSKEVKVEDVIMGTAPFFAIILLFMLLLIAFPQIALFLPAFTFG; translated from the coding sequence ATGGAAGCGTTACTCGCCTTCGGCCTGTTGATCGGCCTGATCGTTGGCGGCATGTGGGTACAATTCGCCGTGGCTGGTGCCGGCCTGGTCTATATCTGGCTGCTGAAGGGCTTTGCCGGTTTCAAGGCACTCGGTCTCGTCAGTTGGGGTGCGGCCAACAGCTTCACGCTCGCTGCCATTCCACTGTTCGTGCTCATGGCCGAAATCCTGCTCGGCTCGGGTCTCGCAACACGCCTCTACAATGGCGTCGCCCCCTTCATGCGCCGGCTTCCCGGCGGTTTGTTGCACACCAACATCGCCGGCAGTGGCATTTTCGCTGCGATCTCGGGAGGCAGCGCACCCACCGCCGCCGCCATGTCCACCGTCGCCCTGCCTGAACTCTCGGCGAGAGGCTATGACAAGCGGCTGATCGCCGGCTCGCTTGCCGCTGGCGGCACACTGGGCATCCTCATCCCACCCTCGATCACGATGATCGTCTATGCGACCTTCACCGAGACCTCGATCGCACGACTGTTCGCCGCCGGACTGGTGCCGGGCATCGTCCTGGCGGGTCTCTACATGCTGTTCATCGCCATCCGCGTCCGCCTCAACCCGTCGCTCGCGCCAGTGCAGGGAGCACCTACACCGCTTCCTGAACTTGGCCGCGCCCTGCTCGATATCGTCCCGTTCCTACTGCTCATCGTGATCGTACTGGGCAGCATCTATGGCGGATTTGCGACACCGACCGAAGCGGGTGCCGTCGGCACCGTCGGTGCTGTCCTGATCGCCGCCCTCTATAACCGCCTCAACCTCGACCTGCTCAAGGGAGCGCTGTCACGAACGGCCTCGATGTCGGGCAACATTCTCTTCATCGTTTTCACCTCGATGATCTTCGCCTATGCAACCGCTCTTTCCGGTGTCGGCGAAGACCTCGTTGCGGCACTCGAAAACGCTGAAGTTTCGCGGGTCACCTTCCTCTTGATCATCATGGTCGTGTTCGCGATCCTCGGCTGCTTCATGGAAGGGCTCGGCATGATCGCGATCATCGTGCCAGTGATCTTCCCCGCACTTCTCGCATTCGGCGTCGACCCGATATGGTTTGGTGTTTTCGTTGTCATTCTGGTCGAGCTCGGCCAGCTGACGCCGCCATTGGGCGTCATTCTCTTCGTCGTCGCGAGTTCCTCAAAGGAGGTCAAGGTCGAGGACGTGATCATGGGAACGGCCCCCTTCTTCGCCATCATACTGCTTTTCATGCTGCTCCTGATCGCCTTTCCCCAGATCGCCCTCTTCCTGCCGGCCTTCACCTTCGGATGA
- a CDS encoding SMP-30/gluconolactonase/LRE family protein, giving the protein MTPMTYPPPEPVIIDAEVFTELPPALRRTGVGSYWAERNRRGQTVDSFLEGPSFDRAGNLWFVDIPFGRVFRADPSGEISQIAEYDGQPNGLKIHADGRIFIADFQNGIMQLDPASGSVTPALRDCDTEGFKGCNDLHFGDDGTLYFTDQGQTGLQDPTGRVYRWQPGTGALTCLIDKVPSPNGLVLDRAGHTLYLAVTRANAVWRLPLSPSGRVNKAGLFLQFSGGRAGPDGLALTASNGVVVCQTGMGLVWVHDGLGRAIAVIRSPRGLGTTNCAFGGPDGRTLYMTESDSGCILKADFAPELNIAGAPMFALGDFQKPASQTSTSTLT; this is encoded by the coding sequence ATGACGCCCATGACCTATCCGCCCCCCGAACCCGTCATCATCGATGCCGAAGTCTTCACCGAACTGCCACCCGCCCTGCGCCGGACCGGCGTCGGCTCCTACTGGGCCGAGCGCAACCGTCGCGGCCAGACGGTGGACAGCTTTCTCGAAGGCCCGTCATTCGATCGAGCGGGAAATCTCTGGTTTGTTGATATTCCCTTTGGCCGTGTCTTTCGTGCCGATCCTTCGGGCGAGATCAGCCAGATCGCGGAATATGACGGCCAGCCCAACGGCCTCAAGATCCATGCCGATGGCCGGATCTTCATCGCCGATTTCCAGAACGGCATCATGCAGCTCGATCCCGCATCCGGCAGCGTTACACCAGCTCTCAGGGATTGCGACACTGAAGGCTTCAAGGGCTGCAACGACCTGCATTTCGGCGATGACGGCACCCTCTACTTCACCGACCAGGGCCAGACGGGCCTGCAGGACCCGACCGGCCGCGTCTATCGCTGGCAGCCCGGGACCGGCGCACTCACCTGCCTGATCGACAAGGTGCCGAGTCCCAACGGGCTCGTCCTCGACCGTGCCGGGCACACGCTCTACCTCGCCGTCACCCGCGCCAATGCTGTCTGGCGCCTGCCGCTTTCGCCCAGCGGCAGGGTCAACAAGGCCGGCCTCTTCCTGCAGTTCTCGGGCGGCCGCGCCGGCCCCGACGGCCTTGCCCTGACCGCCAGCAATGGCGTTGTCGTCTGCCAGACTGGTATGGGTCTTGTCTGGGTCCATGACGGCCTCGGCCGGGCCATCGCGGTCATCCGCTCGCCACGCGGGCTCGGCACCACCAATTGCGCTTTCGGCGGTCCGGACGGTAGAACCCTGTACATGACAGAATCCGACAGCGGTTGCATCCTCAAGGCGGACTTCGCCCCCGAACTTAACATCGCCGGTGCGCCGATGTTCGCTCTCGGCGATTTTCAAAAGCCGGCGTCACAAACCTCGACATCGACGTTAACCTAA
- a CDS encoding LysR family transcriptional regulator, with the protein MVKRQLASLRMRHLSLISALGQTQNLHQAAEQTYMTQPTATRLLRDAEEILGSTLFERMPRGMRPTPLGADAIHFADRILSQLEIFSTDLKIKRNGGHGLLVIGAIMGAAPHIVASAVAEMKKAHPLLTIRILGETSDMILTMLERGELDFAVGRFANRMQHNLFAFEHLAEEKLSIVARCDHPLFDNPPTRLQQLANLPWVLQPEATVARQLLEAEFANHGMTTPINRIEVASIFAALQLLQNCEAVAMLSKPVVADYLRAGILLELPLAIDWKLSGFGLLTRRSETLSGFADELAGHLRRIARQQELLG; encoded by the coding sequence ATGGTGAAACGCCAACTTGCCAGTTTGCGCATGCGGCACCTGTCCCTGATCTCGGCTCTTGGCCAGACCCAAAATCTTCATCAGGCCGCCGAACAGACTTACATGACCCAACCCACGGCCACGCGGCTTTTGCGCGATGCCGAGGAAATCCTGGGCTCCACCCTGTTCGAGCGTATGCCGCGGGGCATGCGACCCACGCCACTCGGCGCCGATGCAATTCACTTCGCTGATCGCATTCTCTCGCAGCTGGAGATCTTCAGCACGGATCTCAAAATCAAGCGCAACGGCGGTCATGGTTTGCTGGTTATCGGTGCCATCATGGGTGCCGCGCCGCACATCGTGGCGAGCGCTGTGGCTGAAATGAAAAAGGCTCACCCACTGCTGACGATCCGCATTCTCGGCGAGACCTCAGACATGATCTTGACCATGCTGGAGCGTGGCGAACTGGATTTTGCCGTGGGGCGCTTCGCCAATCGTATGCAGCACAATCTTTTTGCATTCGAACATCTGGCCGAGGAAAAACTCAGCATTGTCGCCCGCTGCGACCATCCGCTGTTCGACAATCCGCCCACCCGCCTGCAACAACTGGCAAACCTGCCCTGGGTCCTTCAGCCGGAGGCAACCGTCGCTCGCCAGCTGCTTGAGGCCGAATTCGCCAATCATGGCATGACGACCCCTATCAACCGCATTGAAGTCGCCTCCATTTTCGCTGCCCTGCAGCTTCTGCAGAATTGTGAAGCTGTAGCCATGCTCTCGAAACCCGTCGTCGCCGACTATTTAAGGGCCGGTATTCTGCTGGAACTACCGCTTGCCATCGACTGGAAACTGAGCGGGTTCGGATTGCTCACGAGACGTTCGGAAACTCTTTCAGGCTTCGCTGATGAACTCGCCGGACATCTGCGCCGAATCGCCAGGCAGCAGGAACTGTTAGGTTAA
- a CDS encoding TRAP transporter substrate-binding protein: MRFNRRIIIAGSAVALTMAAAMGAEAQERTLRFAHHLPTASEQHIAAERFAERVSAITNGALAVEILPAGQMGGQREIIESVQLGTLDMGYGESGLYANYVPAFGILSLPYLYGSEEHWTKVVDGEIGSGLADQLAGQANIKVLNWILAGYRDTYLAEKPINAPADFEGVKIRVPESPVFIETFAALGAQPTPVPGPEMYTALQTRLVDAMEGTPEVAVTYKIFEVANYGSKTRHILFDGSFAINNDLFNGLPADQQEAILSAAQEVAEQQRAERAERENGWFEQLAELGMNLNEVDTGPFQEALVPVQDAFAEKAGATELLAEIRAAQ; the protein is encoded by the coding sequence ATGAGATTCAACCGTAGAATCATTATTGCCGGCAGCGCCGTGGCCCTGACGATGGCAGCCGCAATGGGTGCGGAGGCGCAAGAGCGTACCTTGCGCTTCGCCCACCACCTGCCGACCGCATCCGAACAGCATATCGCCGCGGAACGTTTCGCCGAGCGGGTCTCGGCAATCACCAATGGCGCACTCGCAGTGGAGATCCTGCCCGCCGGTCAGATGGGCGGCCAGCGCGAGATCATCGAAAGCGTGCAGCTTGGCACGCTGGACATGGGTTATGGTGAGAGTGGGCTTTATGCCAATTACGTCCCGGCCTTCGGTATCCTGTCGTTACCCTATCTCTACGGCTCGGAAGAACATTGGACGAAGGTAGTCGACGGCGAGATCGGCTCCGGCCTCGCCGACCAATTGGCGGGACAGGCTAATATCAAGGTGTTGAACTGGATACTCGCTGGTTATCGCGACACCTATCTCGCAGAGAAGCCGATAAATGCTCCTGCGGATTTTGAGGGGGTGAAGATTCGCGTGCCCGAAAGCCCCGTTTTCATCGAGACCTTTGCAGCGCTGGGGGCGCAGCCAACCCCAGTGCCCGGGCCGGAGATGTATACCGCACTACAGACCCGGCTGGTTGATGCCATGGAGGGCACACCCGAGGTCGCGGTGACCTACAAGATCTTCGAGGTCGCCAATTACGGTTCCAAGACCCGCCACATCCTTTTCGATGGCAGCTTTGCCATCAACAACGACCTTTTCAATGGCCTGCCGGCCGATCAGCAGGAGGCGATCCTGAGCGCGGCCCAGGAGGTTGCCGAACAGCAGCGCGCCGAACGCGCCGAGCGCGAGAATGGATGGTTCGAGCAGCTTGCCGAATTGGGCATGAACCTGAATGAAGTCGATACCGGGCCCTTCCAGGAGGCGCTGGTACCGGTGCAGGACGCATTCGCCGAAAAGGCCGGTGCCACCGAACTCCTGGCTGAAATCCGAGCTGCGCAATAG
- a CDS encoding TRAP transporter small permease: MSRTVKVAGHLLSSIAVTIFSAMMTLVFLQVVNRYILHFQLFWTEEVTRLLLVWSVMLTLPLVALRRQEINVELGAMTGAGLLRHRRVLVDGLSILFCTFLVWQGYQFFLRNLPAMSPTLGLSRGWFVAPIPIGAALTILATLVRPGPVDEETPAP; the protein is encoded by the coding sequence ATGAGCCGCACCGTCAAGGTGGCGGGCCATCTGTTGTCGTCTATTGCCGTGACGATTTTCTCGGCCATGATGACGCTGGTATTTTTGCAGGTGGTCAACCGCTATATTCTGCATTTCCAACTGTTCTGGACCGAAGAAGTCACCCGCCTGCTTCTGGTCTGGTCAGTGATGCTGACCCTGCCGCTCGTCGCCCTGCGGCGCCAGGAGATCAACGTTGAGTTGGGCGCCATGACAGGTGCGGGCCTGTTGCGCCATCGCCGCGTTCTGGTCGATGGACTCTCGATCCTGTTTTGCACCTTCCTGGTCTGGCAGGGCTATCAGTTCTTCCTGCGCAATCTGCCGGCCATGTCGCCAACTCTTGGCCTGTCGCGCGGCTGGTTCGTTGCCCCCATTCCGATCGGTGCGGCCCTGACCATTCTGGCCACGCTCGTCCGGCCAGGACCGGTGGATGAGGAGACCCCGGCACCATGA
- a CDS encoding TRAP transporter large permease, with the protein MTMIVLFVSFIVLLGIGVPIAFAMGLSSVAALLADGTVPLLILPQRFFSSLDSFALLAIPLFILAGNLMNLSGITEAIVLLARRLVGHFRGGLGHVNVATSVLFSGISGSASADIAAVGGMLMPAMTREGYKPEWSAVITASSAIIGPIIPPSILMVIYGAMTGLSIGDLFLAGIVPGLVIAACLMVMVWLKADAIGAPRYERASVSEIGEALRKAGPALMMPVLIVGGIQSGVFSPTEAGIVAVAYGLVYGFIVRKLDLRLTYNFVLDAAIASSSILVILGGAALFSWLIARAGIPAQIASWLFALTDNGYLILVLVALFLLVVGMFVETISALILVVPILTPIASTYGFDPIHFAIVTVVTVLLGALTPPVAILLLLACRIGNVSYAKTMRPLIPFFAVLIAGLALIMFVPAITLTLPALF; encoded by the coding sequence ATGACCATGATCGTGCTCTTTGTCAGTTTTATCGTCCTGCTCGGCATTGGCGTACCGATCGCATTCGCCATGGGCCTGTCCTCGGTCGCGGCCTTGCTCGCCGACGGAACAGTACCGCTTTTGATCCTGCCACAGCGCTTCTTCTCCAGCCTCGACAGCTTCGCACTTCTGGCGATCCCACTCTTCATCCTGGCGGGGAATTTGATGAACCTCTCGGGCATTACCGAGGCAATCGTGCTGCTCGCACGCCGGTTGGTCGGCCATTTCCGCGGCGGGCTGGGTCATGTCAATGTCGCAACTTCCGTGCTCTTTTCCGGTATTTCGGGCTCGGCCTCGGCCGATATCGCGGCTGTGGGCGGAATGTTGATGCCGGCCATGACCCGCGAGGGCTACAAGCCTGAATGGTCGGCAGTGATCACCGCGTCTTCCGCCATCATCGGCCCTATCATTCCACCCTCGATTCTGATGGTGATCTATGGCGCGATGACCGGGCTCTCTATCGGCGATCTTTTTCTTGCCGGCATCGTTCCGGGCCTGGTGATTGCCGCCTGCCTGATGGTCATGGTCTGGCTCAAGGCCGATGCCATCGGTGCACCGCGCTATGAGCGCGCGAGCGTCAGCGAGATCGGTGAGGCTTTGCGCAAGGCCGGGCCAGCGCTGATGATGCCGGTCCTGATCGTCGGCGGCATCCAGTCGGGCGTGTTCAGCCCGACCGAGGCAGGCATCGTTGCCGTTGCCTATGGCCTCGTCTACGGCTTCATCGTGCGCAAGCTCGATTTGCGCTTGACCTACAATTTCGTGTTGGATGCCGCAATCGCCAGTAGTTCCATCCTGGTTATTCTTGGCGGTGCTGCACTCTTCTCCTGGCTGATCGCGCGGGCGGGCATTCCCGCTCAGATTGCTTCGTGGCTTTTTGCGCTGACCGACAATGGATATCTGATTCTCGTATTGGTAGCGCTGTTCCTGCTGGTGGTGGGCATGTTCGTCGAAACGATCTCCGCCCTCATCCTGGTCGTGCCGATCCTCACCCCGATTGCCAGCACCTACGGCTTCGATCCGATTCATTTCGCCATCGTCACCGTGGTCACGGTATTGCTCGGCGCCCTGACGCCGCCTGTGGCGATCCTTCTGCTGCTGGCCTGCCGGATCGGCAATGTCAGCTACGCCAAAACAATGCGACCGCTGATACCGTTCTTTGCGGTACTGATCGCCGGTCTGGCACTCATCATGTTCGTTCCGGCCATCACTCTCACACTGCCGGCCCTGTTTTAG
- a CDS encoding SDR family oxidoreductase, with the protein MTTHDNKDKIAIVTGGAQGIGLAVVKRLLASGTTVAIWDRDAALASSVATELGERAYAYGVDVTNTAGVEEVAARVNTDLGPVDILVASAGIAGSNGKVIDYDPAEWRQIIEINLTGTFNCCRAVLRQMTKTGYGRIVNIASVAGKEGNPNAAAYSSSKAGVIALTKSLGKEHADQNIAVNCVTPAAARTRIFDQMSQEHIDFMLAKIPRGRFLEVDEAAAMIAWLCSAENSFTTGAVFDLSGGRATY; encoded by the coding sequence ATGACAACCCATGACAACAAAGACAAGATCGCCATCGTTACCGGTGGTGCGCAGGGGATCGGCCTTGCCGTCGTCAAGCGGCTTCTGGCATCCGGCACCACCGTCGCGATCTGGGACCGGGACGCAGCATTGGCATCTTCGGTGGCCACCGAGCTTGGCGAGCGCGCTTACGCCTATGGTGTCGATGTCACCAATACCGCAGGTGTCGAAGAGGTCGCCGCGCGCGTGAATACGGATCTGGGACCTGTCGATATCCTGGTCGCATCGGCCGGTATTGCTGGCTCGAATGGCAAGGTCATCGACTACGATCCAGCCGAATGGCGCCAGATCATCGAGATCAACCTGACGGGCACCTTCAATTGCTGCCGGGCAGTGCTCAGGCAAATGACCAAGACGGGGTATGGCCGCATCGTCAACATTGCTTCGGTCGCCGGCAAGGAGGGCAATCCGAATGCCGCCGCCTACTCGTCGTCCAAGGCAGGCGTGATCGCGCTCACAAAATCCCTCGGCAAGGAACACGCGGACCAGAATATCGCGGTCAATTGCGTCACTCCGGCTGCCGCCAGAACCCGCATTTTCGATCAGATGAGCCAGGAGCATATCGATTTCATGCTCGCCAAGATCCCGCGTGGGCGGTTTCTCGAGGTCGATGAAGCAGCCGCAATGATCGCCTGGCTGTGTTCGGCCGAAAATTCCTTCACCACCGGTGCGGTCTTCGATCTCTCCGGCGGTCGCGCAACCTACTGA
- the rhmD gene encoding L-rhamnonate dehydratase translates to MNFTIAKVTVSKVAGKGSGGDYFQQGKEHWLIGSLIANPMSGHERYKASRTSWGIDVLGSLVVEIETESGHCGIATGFGGAPGAWLIQHHFQRFLIGQDARNINLIWDQLYRASLPYGQTGLPIAAISAVDLALWDLLGKLRDEPVYNLIGGLSRPELAFYCTGPKAEAIRDMGFWGAKVPLPHGHFDGIDGLRANVEFLNAQRQSVGPEFPLMVDCYMALTPTYAIELAEACKHLNINWWEEVLHPGDTEGYRQIRQAHPTLKFTTGEHTYSRYGFRRLIEERTIDILQPDVMWMGGLTELLRIAAHAGTYDIPIIPHGSGPYSYHFIASQNAAPNCEYVTSAPDGRSIRPVFGNLFTGEPTPENGLLKLPDRPGFGMELSSRGMLEQFE, encoded by the coding sequence ATGAACTTCACAATTGCCAAAGTCACCGTCAGCAAGGTCGCCGGCAAGGGCAGCGGCGGCGATTATTTCCAGCAAGGCAAGGAACACTGGCTGATCGGTTCGCTGATCGCCAACCCGATGTCGGGACACGAACGCTACAAGGCCTCGCGCACCAGCTGGGGCATCGACGTTCTGGGCTCGCTCGTGGTGGAGATCGAGACCGAAAGCGGCCATTGCGGAATTGCCACGGGCTTTGGCGGAGCTCCCGGCGCCTGGCTGATCCAGCACCATTTCCAGCGCTTCCTGATCGGCCAGGATGCCCGCAACATCAACCTGATCTGGGATCAGCTCTACCGAGCCTCGTTGCCCTACGGCCAGACTGGACTGCCCATCGCCGCCATCTCCGCGGTTGACCTGGCACTCTGGGATCTGCTCGGCAAGCTGCGCGACGAGCCCGTCTACAACCTGATCGGCGGCCTGAGCCGACCCGAACTCGCCTTCTACTGCACCGGCCCCAAGGCTGAAGCCATCCGTGACATGGGCTTTTGGGGCGCGAAAGTTCCCCTGCCGCATGGCCATTTCGACGGCATCGACGGTCTGCGCGCCAATGTCGAATTCCTCAATGCACAGCGCCAGTCCGTCGGCCCCGAATTTCCCTTGATGGTCGATTGCTACATGGCCCTCACGCCAACCTACGCCATCGAACTCGCCGAGGCCTGCAAGCATCTGAACATCAACTGGTGGGAAGAAGTTCTGCACCCTGGCGACACAGAAGGTTACCGCCAGATCAGACAAGCCCATCCGACGCTGAAATTCACCACGGGCGAACACACCTACTCCCGCTACGGCTTCAGACGCCTGATCGAAGAGCGCACCATCGACATCCTTCAGCCCGACGTCATGTGGATGGGCGGCCTCACCGAACTCCTGCGGATAGCAGCCCATGCCGGCACCTACGACATCCCCATCATTCCCCACGGCTCTGGCCCCTACTCCTACCACTTCATCGCCAGCCAGAACGCCGCCCCCAACTGCGAATACGTCACCTCTGCTCCAGACGGCCGCTCCATCCGCCCCGTCTTCGGCAACCTCTTCACGGGCGAACCCACCCCCGAGAACGGCCTCCTCAAACTCCCCGATCGCCCCGGCTTCGGCATGGAACTGAGCTCGAGAGGCATGCTTGAGCAGTTCGAATAA
- a CDS encoding type II toxin-antitoxin system RelE/ParE family toxin: MILGFRHKGLRELFFEGSSKSVPSELTKRCFVRLDALNVAGSLRDLDLPGFHCHPLQGTSPERHSVAVNGPCRITFVWTDRGPDDVDLVQYH; encoded by the coding sequence ATGATCTTGGGCTTTCGGCATAAGGGATTGCGGGAGCTGTTTTTCGAGGGGAGTAGCAAGAGTGTGCCGAGCGAGCTGACGAAGCGCTGTTTCGTGCGCCTGGACGCCTTGAATGTTGCGGGGAGCTTGAGGGATCTCGATCTTCCCGGTTTTCATTGTCATCCCCTTCAGGGGACGTCGCCGGAGCGTCATTCGGTGGCAGTCAACGGGCCATGTCGGATCACCTTTGTCTGGACCGATCGCGGTCCTGATGATGTGGATCTTGTCCAGTATCACTAG
- a CDS encoding HigA family addiction module antidote protein has translation MSMNHITDMKRPPTHPGELLHEQLEEIGMSVSAAARHLGISRVHLHRVLSGKNPVSGEVAVKLGRMFGNGPDLWARMQLAHDLWYAERAVPLDAVPRLERGAAG, from the coding sequence ATGAGCATGAACCACATCACAGATATGAAGCGCCCCCCAACCCATCCGGGGGAGCTTCTGCATGAGCAGCTTGAGGAGATTGGCATGTCGGTATCCGCAGCCGCTCGTCATCTGGGTATCAGCCGTGTTCACCTACACCGGGTACTGTCCGGGAAGAATCCAGTCAGCGGGGAGGTCGCCGTGAAGCTCGGGCGTATGTTTGGCAACGGACCTGATCTTTGGGCCAGGATGCAGCTTGCCCATGATCTATGGTATGCCGAGCGCGCTGTGCCGCTCGATGCTGTGCCACGTCTTGAGCGCGGTGCTGCAGGCTGA
- a CDS encoding creatininase family protein: MIDKLKMQELTSQEAREHLTGDAVILLPMGSLEDQGTHAPMGDYLAAECVALEMARTARGYGVPTFVAPPIPFGGKDYFDSSYGGISIRLSTLTALLDDMIEGLVRHGLRKILIINGHGGNVPAITEVAVRWRDKEGIFIPSMYLWQIAYGLLPEILGAETAKKSSGHGGDPLTSIGLYHYPGILRPDLMRPPARSGKVKGVDIGGFAAIRYAGVNIQAPVLAAETAPDGVWMGDPKLSTAETGKVLTERLCEIGAGLIRDHIAPGYPE, from the coding sequence ATGATCGATAAGCTGAAGATGCAGGAGTTGACCTCGCAGGAAGCGCGCGAACACTTGACCGGTGATGCCGTCATTCTGCTGCCGATGGGATCGCTGGAAGACCAGGGTACGCATGCGCCGATGGGCGACTATCTGGCCGCCGAGTGCGTGGCGCTGGAAATGGCGCGAACCGCCCGCGGCTACGGAGTTCCGACTTTTGTAGCACCGCCCATTCCCTTTGGCGGTAAGGACTATTTCGATTCAAGCTATGGCGGCATTTCTATCCGGCTATCGACTCTGACGGCACTGCTGGACGACATGATCGAAGGACTTGTGCGGCACGGTTTGCGCAAGATCCTGATCATCAACGGCCATGGCGGCAACGTCCCGGCGATCACAGAGGTGGCGGTACGTTGGCGCGACAAGGAAGGCATCTTTATCCCATCGATGTATCTCTGGCAGATCGCCTATGGCCTATTGCCGGAAATTCTTGGGGCGGAGACGGCCAAGAAATCGTCTGGTCACGGCGGTGATCCGCTCACCTCGATAGGGCTTTACCACTATCCCGGCATCCTGCGTCCAGATCTGATGCGGCCGCCTGCGAGAAGCGGCAAGGTCAAGGGTGTCGACATTGGCGGTTTCGCCGCGATCCGTTATGCGGGGGTCAACATCCAAGCACCGGTTCTTGCCGCCGAGACGGCGCCCGATGGGGTCTGGATGGGTGATCCGAAACTGAGCACCGCCGAAACCGGCAAGGTGCTAACCGAACGGCTTTGTGAAATCGGTGCCGGACTGATCCGCGATCACATCGCTCCGGGTTATCCAGAATGA
- a CDS encoding type II toxin-antitoxin system CcdA family antitoxin, with protein MERSNRYVDEHGLPLAGYRQF; from the coding sequence ATGGAACGTTCGAACCGCTACGTCGATGAACACGGGTTGCCACTTGCGGGATACAGACAGTTCTGA
- a CDS encoding transposase has translation MSDPRLEESLRVRLDFTGLELHKPVPDETTHCRFRNALTIEAEMAKAV, from the coding sequence CTGAGCGATCCCAGGCTTGAGGAAAGCCTGCGGGTTCGGCTCGATTTCACCGGACTTGAGCTGCACAAACCGGTTCCGGACGAGACCACCCATTGCCGTTTTCGCAATGCGCTCACCATCGAAGCCGAAATGGCGAAGGCTGTATAA